In one window of Musa acuminata AAA Group cultivar baxijiao chromosome BXJ3-2, Cavendish_Baxijiao_AAA, whole genome shotgun sequence DNA:
- the LOC103974761 gene encoding uncharacterized protein LOC103974761 isoform X2, with protein MACSHGCAKNDKSSSRYRWAPLDVQSHVPNKISHQKDASRARAKGNARSETKSPIQQVRTSELISAVAGIWDYVADPAVFYSDESLKYHNIHQKENIICYVDRQRNHKPATAKSESFCYGPKSLSSSSSAVSSNFEELKWIKKQLLLPACNRYVGHSFISKHVWLSGFHPHVGNDKMSWSMTPTVKAKLYERINENSALEDLKDLTGHSSIGKGKKTPVQTSASQDKGNYVISECNDTSSDHSLNTVEKDLHIQGSHCSTYSLMPMTIRKEAVVGLRNYDSNLHLGYNFDFLTSTDCTCGQCQQAIRVVSSSLTEVSEVLSNPSDHNIHRNDKSFPRELLCEQQYTLNDWITVQDKLKKADGMVQKSAYCTLKRIISEKGLSGLYRGIAANIASSAPISAIYTFTYESVKGTLLPILPKEYHSFAHCIAGGCSSIATSFVFTPSERIKQQMQVGSQYQNCWNAFVGCLEKGGLPSLYAGWRAVLCRNIPHSIIKFYTYESLKQLSSKPEGGLSTLQTLLCGGLAGSTAALFTTPFDVVKTKLQTQAPGTLRKYNGVGHALQEIARQEGLRGLYRGLTPRLAMYVSQGAIFFASYEFLKAVFALEGPRLPAQVIHDEQRADNST; from the exons ATGGCATGTTCTCATGGATGTGCAAAAAATGATAAATCTTCAAGCAGATATCGGTGGGCTCCTCTGGATGTTCAATCTCATGTGCCGAATAAAATTTCTCATCAGAAAGATGCCTCCAGAGCTCGTGCAAAGGGCAATGCCCGATCTGAGACCAAATCTCCCATCCAACAAGTACGTACATCTGAGTTAATATCAGCTGTTGCTGGAATCTGGGATTACGTTGCAGATCCAGCAGTTTTCTACAGTGATGAAAGCTTGAAATATCATAACATTCATCAGAAAGAGAATATCATATGCTATGTGGACAGGCAAAGAAATCATAAACCAGCAACTGCAAAAAGTGAAAGCTTTTGCTATGGACCCAAATCTTTAAGCTCTTCATCATCTGCAGTAAGCTCAAATTTTGAGGAATTAAAATGGATTAAGAAACAATTACTGCTTCCTGCATGTAATAGATATGTAGGTCATTCTTTCATTTCGAAACATGTCTGGTTAAGTGGTTTTCATCCACATGTAGGAAATGATAAGATGTCATGGAGCATGACTCCTACTGTTAAAGCCAAATTATATGAAAGGATAAATGAGAACTCCGCTTTGGAGGATCTGAAAGATCTTACAGGTCACAGTTCTATTGGAAAAGGCAAGAAAACTCCAGTTCAAACATCCGCCAGTCAGGATAAAGGAAATTATGTTATTTCCGAATGTAATGATACTTCTTCTGATCATTCATTGAACACAGTCGAGAAAGATCTGCACATTCAAGGTTCTCATTGTTCAACATATTCACTTATGCCAATGACAATTAGAAAAGAAGCGGTTGTTGGATTGAGAAACTATGATTCTAACCTTCATTTGGGCTACAACTTTGATTTCCTAACTTCGACTGATTGCACATGCGGACAATGTCAACAAGCTATCAGAGTTGTCTCTTCTTCACTTACTGAGGTTTCAGAAGTCCTTTCTAACCCCAGTGATCATAACATTCACAGGAATGATAAAAGCTTTCCTCGGGAACTTTTATGTGAACAACAGTATACACTGAACGATTGGATCACAGTACAAGATAAACTCAAAAAG GCTGATGGCATGGTTCAAAAGTCGGCCTATTGCACACTCAAAAGAATCATATCAGAAAAAG GTTTATCAGGGCTATACCGTGGGATAGCTGCCAATATTGCTTCCTCGGCCCCAATTTCTGCCATTTATACCTTCACATACGAATCAGTTAAGGGAACTCTTCTGCCTATTCTGCCAAAG GAGTACCATTCTTTTGCTCACTGCATTGCAGGTGGCTGCTCGAGTATAGCTACTTCTTTTGTCTTTACTCCCAGTGAACGTATAAAGCAACAGATGCAAGTGGGTTCACAGTATCAAAATTGCTG GAATGCCTTTGTTGGCTGCCTCGAGAAGGGTGGACTGCCTTCATTATATGCCGGGTGGAGGGCAGTTCTTTGTAGAAACATTCCACACTCCATTATCAAG TTTTACACCTACGAAAGTTTGAAGCAGCTCTCTTCAAAGCCTGAAGGAGGTCTTAGCACATTGCAAACT CTATTATGTGGGGGTCTTGCTGGATCTACTGCTGCTCTTTTTACGACACCCTTCGATGTGGTGAAGACAAAATTGCAGACGCAA GCTCCTGGAACTCTTCGGAAATATAATGGGGTTGGTCATGCGCTTCAAGAAATAGCTAGACAAGAAGGCTTGCGAGGCCTTTACAG GGGCTTGACTCCAAGATTAGCTATGTATGTCTCCCAAGGAGCTATATTCTTCGCATCATACGAGTTCCTCAAGGCAGTTTTTGCTTTGGAAGGTCCTCGATTACCTGCTCAGGTCATTCACGACGAACAAAGAGCCGACAATTCCACATAA
- the LOC103974761 gene encoding probable mitochondrial adenine nucleotide transporter BTL3 isoform X1: protein MACSHGCAKNDKSSSRYRWAPLDVQSHVPNKISHQKDASRARAKGNARSETKSPIQQVRTSELISAVAGIWDYVADPAVFYSDESLKYHNIHQKENIICYVDRQRNHKPATAKSESFCYGPKSLSSSSSAVSSNFEELKWIKKQLLLPACNRYVGHSFISKHVWLSGFHPHVGNDKMSWSMTPTVKAKLYERINENSALEDLKDLTGHSSIGKGKKTPVQTSASQDKGNYVISECNDTSSDHSLNTVEKDLHIQGSHCSTYSLMPMTIRKEAVVGLRNYDSNLHLGYNFDFLTSTDCTCGQCQQAIRVVSSSLTEVSEVLSNPSDHNIHRNDKSFPRELLCEQQYTLNDWITVQDKLKKVFSKNRHAIAGALAGIMVSLCLHPVDTVKTIIQADGMVQKSAYCTLKRIISEKGLSGLYRGIAANIASSAPISAIYTFTYESVKGTLLPILPKEYHSFAHCIAGGCSSIATSFVFTPSERIKQQMQVGSQYQNCWNAFVGCLEKGGLPSLYAGWRAVLCRNIPHSIIKFYTYESLKQLSSKPEGGLSTLQTLLCGGLAGSTAALFTTPFDVVKTKLQTQAPGTLRKYNGVGHALQEIARQEGLRGLYRGLTPRLAMYVSQGAIFFASYEFLKAVFALEGPRLPAQVIHDEQRADNST, encoded by the exons ATGGCATGTTCTCATGGATGTGCAAAAAATGATAAATCTTCAAGCAGATATCGGTGGGCTCCTCTGGATGTTCAATCTCATGTGCCGAATAAAATTTCTCATCAGAAAGATGCCTCCAGAGCTCGTGCAAAGGGCAATGCCCGATCTGAGACCAAATCTCCCATCCAACAAGTACGTACATCTGAGTTAATATCAGCTGTTGCTGGAATCTGGGATTACGTTGCAGATCCAGCAGTTTTCTACAGTGATGAAAGCTTGAAATATCATAACATTCATCAGAAAGAGAATATCATATGCTATGTGGACAGGCAAAGAAATCATAAACCAGCAACTGCAAAAAGTGAAAGCTTTTGCTATGGACCCAAATCTTTAAGCTCTTCATCATCTGCAGTAAGCTCAAATTTTGAGGAATTAAAATGGATTAAGAAACAATTACTGCTTCCTGCATGTAATAGATATGTAGGTCATTCTTTCATTTCGAAACATGTCTGGTTAAGTGGTTTTCATCCACATGTAGGAAATGATAAGATGTCATGGAGCATGACTCCTACTGTTAAAGCCAAATTATATGAAAGGATAAATGAGAACTCCGCTTTGGAGGATCTGAAAGATCTTACAGGTCACAGTTCTATTGGAAAAGGCAAGAAAACTCCAGTTCAAACATCCGCCAGTCAGGATAAAGGAAATTATGTTATTTCCGAATGTAATGATACTTCTTCTGATCATTCATTGAACACAGTCGAGAAAGATCTGCACATTCAAGGTTCTCATTGTTCAACATATTCACTTATGCCAATGACAATTAGAAAAGAAGCGGTTGTTGGATTGAGAAACTATGATTCTAACCTTCATTTGGGCTACAACTTTGATTTCCTAACTTCGACTGATTGCACATGCGGACAATGTCAACAAGCTATCAGAGTTGTCTCTTCTTCACTTACTGAGGTTTCAGAAGTCCTTTCTAACCCCAGTGATCATAACATTCACAGGAATGATAAAAGCTTTCCTCGGGAACTTTTATGTGAACAACAGTATACACTGAACGATTGGATCACAGTACAAGATAAACTCAAAAAGGTATTTTCCAAGAACAGACATGCAATTGCAGGAGCATTGGCTGGAATCATGGTTAGCCTTTGTCTTCATCCTGTTGACACAGTTAAAACTATCATTCAGGCTGATGGCATGGTTCAAAAGTCGGCCTATTGCACACTCAAAAGAATCATATCAGAAAAAG GTTTATCAGGGCTATACCGTGGGATAGCTGCCAATATTGCTTCCTCGGCCCCAATTTCTGCCATTTATACCTTCACATACGAATCAGTTAAGGGAACTCTTCTGCCTATTCTGCCAAAG GAGTACCATTCTTTTGCTCACTGCATTGCAGGTGGCTGCTCGAGTATAGCTACTTCTTTTGTCTTTACTCCCAGTGAACGTATAAAGCAACAGATGCAAGTGGGTTCACAGTATCAAAATTGCTG GAATGCCTTTGTTGGCTGCCTCGAGAAGGGTGGACTGCCTTCATTATATGCCGGGTGGAGGGCAGTTCTTTGTAGAAACATTCCACACTCCATTATCAAG TTTTACACCTACGAAAGTTTGAAGCAGCTCTCTTCAAAGCCTGAAGGAGGTCTTAGCACATTGCAAACT CTATTATGTGGGGGTCTTGCTGGATCTACTGCTGCTCTTTTTACGACACCCTTCGATGTGGTGAAGACAAAATTGCAGACGCAA GCTCCTGGAACTCTTCGGAAATATAATGGGGTTGGTCATGCGCTTCAAGAAATAGCTAGACAAGAAGGCTTGCGAGGCCTTTACAG GGGCTTGACTCCAAGATTAGCTATGTATGTCTCCCAAGGAGCTATATTCTTCGCATCATACGAGTTCCTCAAGGCAGTTTTTGCTTTGGAAGGTCCTCGATTACCTGCTCAGGTCATTCACGACGAACAAAGAGCCGACAATTCCACATAA